CTCTGATATATGGGCTTTTCCTCTGCATGTACCTGATCACCTTgcttgggaacctgctcatcatcctggccGTCATCTCAGATtcccacctgcacacacccatgtactttttcctctccAGCTTGTCCTTTGTGGACATCTGCTTCACCTCTACAAGTATCCCCAAAATGCTAGTGAATATCCAGACACAGAAGAAGGTCATTACCTATGCGGACTGTAtcacacagatgttcttcttacTGCTTTTTGCAGGGCTAGATGACTTACTCCTttctgtgatggcctatgaccgctttgTAGCCATTTGTCACCCCCTGCATTACACAATGATCATGAACCCCCGACAGTGTGTGCTGATGGTTCTGGTATCCACCATCATTAGTTCCCTGCATTCCTTGTTACAAAGCTTAATGGTGCTGCGACTATCCTTCTGTACAGATTTGGAAATCCcccactttttctgtgaacttGATCAGGTGGTGCACCGTGCCTGTTCTGACACCTTGTTTAATGATGTAGTGATATATTTGGCAGCTGTGCTACTAGCTATTGGTCCCCTTGCTGGCATTGTTTACTCTTACTCCAAGATAGTTTCTTCCATCCGTGCAATCTCATCAACTTATGGGAAGAACAAAGCATTTTCTACCTGTGTGTCTCACTTGTTAGtagtttccttattttattgTACATGCATAGGTGTATATCTTAGTTCAGCGGCAACCCACAACTCACACTCTACTGCAGCAGCCTCAGTGATGTACATGGTGGTCACCCCTATGCTGAATCCCTTCATCTACAGTCTGAGGAATAAAGACATGAAGAGTGCTCTAAAAAGACTCCTTGGGAAGAAAACTTCAAAAGTGCCAATTGTAATGAGATTTAAGATATGTCTATGATCATAGAGCACAAATACTTAGAACCAGTAATATTTATTCTTTGGTCATGTTATGGAAGTAGAGCTGTAATTTCCATTGTTTGACATTCCCTatatataatttaagaaaatcacTTTTCTGAAAAATACTTTATGTACTAATGAACGTCCTAATACATCCTATGGCAATTTGTtatcttttcttcaatgtataccaattgtacaaatttatgaaattttcatatatgtatactatagactttggtcaaattcacaaCCCAATACCCTCTATTTTCTTCCTCCCCATTCCTGATCATCATGTCCCTATCTCACAGTTcatccccttttttatttttatgtcctttttaAGATTCAGATTCTGCATAGTTGAGAAatacatgtttgtttttctgagtctggccgTTTTGCTAAATACGATgacctccaatttcatccattttcctgcaaattaaataatttcattctttgtgattgAATAATAATTCAAAGTATGTTAACTACATTTTATTATCCATCCATCTGCTGATGGACACCTagtctgattccataacttggttcTATCTCACAATAAACATTGGTATGCTAGTATTTCTCTTACACcatgtcttttattcttttgggCATGTACTCAGGAGTTGTATACTTGTATCATATGACTGTATTGTCAGTTTTCTAAAGAACCTTCATACTAATTTACATAGTATCTGGATTAACTACATTCACACCAATAATTTATAAGTGTTACTTTTTCAGTACATCTTCAACaagatttattgtttgttttcttaatgctgAACATTCTGAATGGGCTAATAGggaatttcaatgtagttttgatttgcattttcctgatggctaagaatgttaacattttcatgtatttattgtcaatttgcattttctattttgaaaactgTCTGTCCAattaattcactcatttattaattgtattgtCTGATTCCATTTTGGGGACTGTTATGTATTAGGAATATCAATCCCTTGTAAGAgaaatagctggcaaaggttttctaccattctgtaaaCTGGTTATTGTCTCCTTTGCTATACAGAAGATTTTAGTGTCATGCAATAccatgtgtgattttttttatcatcatATCCTGAGTTATTGTAGTACTAATCttaaagtcattgcctatgcatttattttgaaatattttggttatggtttcctgaagtagtttcaaattttacCATAAGATCTATAGTCCGTTTtgaattcatatgtgcatacaagccttgggtcatttctcccccctgcccctaccccttcccttaccacccactccaccccctctctctcctccccccaatacccagcagaaactattttgcccttgtttctaattttgttgtacagagagtataagcaataataggagggaacaagggtttttgctggttgagataaggatatctatacaggaagttgactcacattaatttcctgtgcatgtgtgttaccttctaggttaattcttgttgatctaaccttttctctggttcctggtgcccttttcctattggcctcagtcgcttttaaggtatctgctttagtttctctgcattaagggcaacaaatgctagctaactttttaggtgtcttacctatcctcacccctcccttgtgtgctctcacttttatcatgtgctcaaagtccaatccccttgttgtgtttacccttgatctaatgtccacatatgggggagaacatatgagttttggtcttttggaccaggccaacctcactcagaatgatgttctccaattccatccattaaccagcgaatgataacatttcattcttcttcatggctgcataaaattccattgtgtatagataccacattttcttaatccattcatcagtggtggggcatcttggctgtttccataacttggctattgtgaatagtgccacaataaacatgggtgtgcagttgccttggagtaacttgtgtcacagtcttttgtgtaaatccccaggagtggtattgcaggatcaaatggtagatcaatgtttagctttttaagtagcttccaaattttttccagagtggttgtactaatttacatctcaaccagcagtgtaagagggttcctttttccccgcaccctctccaacacctgtgttgctaatgatggctattctaacaggggtgaggtggaatcttagtgtggttttaatttgcatttcctttattgctagagatggtgagcattttttcatgtgttttttggccatttgaatttcttcttttgagaaagttctgtttagttcacttgcccatttctttattggctcattagttttgggagaatttactttttcaagttccctatatattctggttatacgtcctttctctgatgtgtagctgacaaatattttctcccactctgtgggtgttctcttcagtttagagacctttcttttgatgaacagaagctttttagttttatgaagtcccatttatctatgctatcttttagttgctatgctgcgggggttccgttgagaaagttcttatctatacctattaattccagagtatttcctactctttcctgtatcaactttagagtttgtgatctgatattaagatccttgatccattttgagttaatcttggtatagggtgatatacatggatctagtttcagttttttgcagactgctaaacagttttcctagcagtttttgttgaagaggctgctatttctccatcgtatatttttagctcctttgtcaaagacaagttggatatagttttgtggcttcatatctgagtcctctattctgttccactggtcttcatgtctgtttttgtgccagtaccatgctgttttttatcgttattgctttgtaattagtttgaagtcaggtatcgtgatacctccagcattgttcttttaactgagtattgccttggctattcatggcctcttgtgttttcatataaatttaagggtagatttttcaatttctttaatgaatgtcattggaattttgatgggaattgcattaaacatgtagattacttttgggagtatagacatttttactatgttgattctaccaatccatgagcatgggagatctctccactttctatagtcttcctcaatctctttcttgagaagtttacagttttccttgtagaggtcattcacatcttttgttaggtttacacctaggtatttgattttttttgaggcattgtaaagaattgttttcatacattctttttcagtttgctcattgttagtgtatagaaatgctaatgatttttctatgttgattttatatcctgctaccttgttgtagctattgatgatgtctagaaggttctgagtagagttttttgggtctttaaggtataggatcatgtcgactgcaaataggaatattttgacagtttgtttacctacttgtattaattttatttcttcttcttgcctaattgctctgtctaggaattccagtactatgttgaataggagtggagatagtgggcatctttgtctggctccttattttagagggaatggtttcagtttttctctgttaagtataatactggctataggtttgtcatatatagcttttataatcttgaggtactttccttctattcctagttgtcttagaacttttatcatgaaatggtgttagatcttatcaaaggctttttctgcatctattgagatgatcaagtggtttttgtctttgcttctgttactgtggtttattacgtttattgattttcatatgttgaaccatgcctgcattcctgggatgaagcctacttggttggggtcaataatctttttgatgtgttgctgaattcagtttgccattattttgttgaggatttttgcatcaaagttcatgaaggagattgacctatagttcttctctttggaggtgtcttttccttgttttgggataagtgcaatactggcatcataaaatgtgtttggcaattttccttccctttctatttcgtggaacagtttaaggagcgtTCGtaacagttcttctttaaaggtctgatagaattcaacagagaatccatcaggtcctggacttttctttttggggagactcttgattgcttcttcaatttcattttgtgttatagatctattcaggtgattaattttctcttgattcagttttggacaatcacatgtatctagaaatctgtccatttatttaagattttcaaatttatttgaatatatgtctcaaagtagtctctgatgatttcctggacttccatggtgtttgttgttatctccccttctgcattcctgattctactaatttgggctttttctttcctcattttagtcaggtttccagggatctatcgatcttgtttattttttcaaagaaccaactttttgtttcattaattctttgtatgatttttttggtttctattttgttgacttcagctcttattttcattatttctctcttatttgttttgggatttgcttgttcttgtttttctaggagtttgagatgtatcattaggtcattgatttgggatctttcagtttttttaatatatgcattcatggctataaaatttcctctcaagactgcctttgatgtgtcccattggttctggtaggttgtgttttcattttcattgacttccaggaactttttaatgtcctctttcatttcatcaatgatccattgttcattaagtaatgagttatttagtttccagctgtttgcatgttttttgtctttacgtTTGTTGtcgagttctacttttactgcattgtgatcagatagtatgcacggtatataatttctattttcttatatttgctaaggcttgctttgtgtcctaggatatgatctattttggagaaggttccatgggctgctaagaagaatgtatattgtgtagaagttggatgaaatgttctgtagacatcaagtaggtccatttgatctattgtatattttagatcttaaatttctttattgattttttgtttggattacctatctattgatgataataggatgttaaagtctcccacaacaactgtgttagagttaatatatgcttttaggtctttcagggtatgtttgatgaaatcaggtgctttgacattgggtgcatacaggttgatgattattatttccttttggtctatttccccttttattagtatggaatgtccttctttatctcatttgatcaatgtaggtttgaagtctactttgtcagagagaagtattgctactcctgcctgttttccggGACCATTggcatggtaaatcttcttccagcctttcatcctaagcctatgcttatttctgttagtgagatgagtctcctgtaagcaacaaattgttggatcttcctttttaatccatttcatcaagtggtgccttttgatgggtgaattaagtccattaacattaagtgttagtactgataggtatgtggtgattcctgtcatttagttgtcttagttgtttgaaggtttgattgtgtgtacctaagttgaggttactctcttctgtcttgctttttcttttcctgtggtttggtgctgcctgtcttttcatggttaagttgggtttcactttctgtgtgcagaatcccttgaagaatcttttgtagtggtggctttgtagtcacatattgttttattgtctgcttatcatggaagacttttattgctccatctattttgagtaatagttttgctgggtagagtatcctggggttgaagttattttcattcactgcccagGAGATCTCACCCCacggtcttcttgcttttaatgtttctgttgagaagtctgctgtgattttgatgggtttacctttgtatgttacttgttttttctctcttacagccttcataattctttccttagtttctgaaatggttgttttaatgatgatatatcatggggtagttctattttgatctggtctgtttggtgtcctggaggcctcttgcatctgcatgAGActatctttctttagatttggtaaatttcctgttattattttgttgaatatattatgcattcccttcacttgcacctcttctccttcattgatgcccatgattctcaaatttggtctttaatggagtcagtgagttcttgcattttgttttcacaggtcttgagttgtttagttaatagttcttcggtttttcctttaattaccatttcatcttcaagttctgagattctgtcttctgttagttctattctgctggattggccttccggtttgttttgcagttctgtttcattcttttttctgaggtttttccatatcctgggtgttttcctcttatgttgtctatttttgtcctgagttcatttatctgtttattaatcgttttctctgtttcatttggtgtttatacagtgcttgtttggtttcccttatttcttcttttgctttttcaaattctctatttttattatcttggaatttcctgagtgtctcctctcctgtacattttggttgaccctatccagtatcatctctataaaattctcattgagtaagtttagtatatcttcttttaaattattcttgtgggcttccttggtttctttggcatagcttatcttcattttgttggagtctggatctgagtattttcttcattcccctctgtttcctgtattaattttttgctgtggggaaactggtttccctgatttttctgccatcctgtcattgtccttagtgttgttactgtccttgtactttgtacaattaagtattttctgtcttgtaataataacaatggtaatatgtagaatgaaagggtgagaggatatggaaagcaagaagttaaagaaaaagggaaaaacaaataaacagacaagtaagataaaaacaaaacaaggaatcaaacaaagaaatttcaaaggtataaacagggtgCATtggtgtactaa
The sequence above is drawn from the Castor canadensis chromosome 14, mCasCan1.hap1v2, whole genome shotgun sequence genome and encodes:
- the LOC109680568 gene encoding olfactory receptor 7A17-like; this encodes MEPENNTQISEFILLGLAEEGELQPLIYGLFLCMYLITLLGNLLIILAVISDSHLHTPMYFFLSSLSFVDICFTSTSIPKMLVNIQTQKKVITYADCITQMFFLLLFAGLDDLLLSVMAYDRFVAICHPLHYTMIMNPRQCVLMVLVSTIISSLHSLLQSLMVLRLSFCTDLEIPHFFCELDQVVHRACSDTLFNDVVIYLAAVLLAIGPLAGIVYSYSKIVSSIRAISSTYGKNKAFSTCVSHLLVVSLFYCTCIGVYLSSAATHNSHSTAAASVMYMVVTPMLNPFIYSLRNKDMKSALKRLLGKKTSKVPIVMRFKICL